AGTGTCGCGTAAGCGTGGAACGCGGTGGTTCCACGCTTGGCTTGGGAGTGATAGAGACCGTCTGTATCGTCTTCGTCGCCGTAGTAGGGCCGCAGGTGGAGGTCTGAAACGACCTCCACCTGCTCGGGGAGGACATCGAGAACGTCTTTCTGGAGGAGCGTATTACCAACTTGTTCGAGCGTCTCTAGGTCGAACTCGGTACGGAGGTGGTAGAGAACCGAGTTCTCGTGGGGTGCATCTTCGCTTCTCTCACAGAGCGTTGAGACTGAGGTCCCGTCGGCGCAAGCGCCGACGAGGACCTCGTAGATGTCTTCAGCATCGAGTTCGGCGTTTTCAGCGAGTGTGAGAGCAACTTCCTCGTCAAGAGCATTGACGAGGAAGTTAACGAGTTGGTCCTCGTGGATTGAACCGTCTGCTTGCTGGGTTTTAGACACACCTTCTACAAGCAGACCTTCTAACTAAGCGGCTTTGTGAAGTACTGAAGCTTCCCCATCACCGAAGACACCAGTCTAGATCATAGGACTGACCCTATGGCATCTATGTCATCTGCTGAAGATTTCGAGTCTACGCGACATCATCAATTTCTTCGAGGGCCTCCGTGGCCACGTCCCCTAACTCACCAGCTTCGATGTGGGAGTACCGTTCACGAACCATTTCCTCAGAGTTGTCGAGATACCGGGCTGCCACAGTGTATCCGAATGCCCGGACAAGAACTTCTCCCATCCCACGACGGCCACCGTGCGGAGCAAGATAGTCGTGTTTCGGGTGGTCGATATCAATCTCCGTGGCCTCCGTGAGTCGCTTGAGAATCGAGCGAGCGCCGTCCGTAGTGATTGACGGTGGCCGGATGTCTTCGTCGAGCGCTAGCAGGAGGTCGCGAGCGTATTCCTCACGTCGCTGATCGATCACATCCGGTCGCTCACCCCGGTCAGCTAGCTCCTCCTGCACGAGTCCTGCGAGCGTCCGCTGGTCGAACGTGGGGAACACTGGCCACCGATCCATCGGCGAGTTCATCAATTTTCGATAGCTCCGCAACGGGGAGATGACAGGATCAGGCAGACTGGCGGCGTCCCATTGCTGCTTCTTCCGATAGACGTCCATGCTTCCGTCCTCGAGAGAGATATCCTCCCAGCGAACCCCACGGCGTCGTGGGTCGTCGGGGTCACGAAGAAGTTCACCCACACGGACAGCCGTGTACGCGAGGACGAACACCAGCGCCCGGTCGCGGGCCACCTTCAGCGCCGCGTAGCGGGCCCGCTGTCTGTCGAGTGGGTCGACATCCTCGGGGAGGCTGGTATACGTCTCGATGGCCGCACGCGCTTGCTCGTCGACGTGACGGGTGAGTGCGTGGCGTTGCTCGGACGTCCACGCCTGCTGGTCGCCCGGCTTGCGACCGTCGTCATCAGGAAGCGGCGCCGTGGCACTGGCCCGCTGGGCGTAGTGTGCGTCGAGATACCCCTCGTTGACACACCAGCCACACCACGCCGAGATGTACGCGTAGTAGGTCTGGACGGTGTTTTGCTTGAGTCCACGGTCGCCGGCGAGGTGACGGGCGTACTCGCGGAAGACGCGCTCGTCGAGATCACCGAAGGTCGGGTCGCGGTCAGTATCAGGAGGACCGATACCGGTCCATTCCTCGTCGCCGCGGTCGCCACGGGCCCACTCCGCGAACCAGTCCAGTTCGCGAGCGGCGTTGCGGCGATAGTTCCCGCCGTCGCCACCACGACCCTTGCCCTTGTCTTGGAGATACCGTTCGAAGGAGCTCACCAGCGACCGATCGGTGCGTTCTCGTGGTGTCATGGGTCCTCGTTCTCGTACTGGTAGGTCGGACGGACATCCTCAAGGAGCGCTTCGATGATCTCCCAGAGGATCAGCGAGGGGGTCTCGTGGTCGAACGAGATTTCCCAGCGATCCTCTTCATTGACGGCAGAGTACTGGAAATGCGTCCGTCCGAGATCGGGATGGTCTTCGTCCTGGTGCCAGCCAGCGTGAAAATCCGTGTTCGGGTCGGTGTAGTTGATACGGAACCAATCGTGTGGCTCCTGCCGGTACCATTTGATGGTTAGTTCAGGTGAGTCGGGGCCTGTCGGTGGGGCAAGACGAGCCGGATCGAAAACTGCTCGCAACTGCTTGGCCTCGATATCGTCAGGAACGAACTCAACCGTCGTAATCTGTGGTACTCGGTCGAGGACGTCCCGCTTCAGCTGGGCGTAGAAGTTCGCGTTCGGATCACCACCTGGATGCGGGACCGACATCCGTTAGCCGCTGGCCTCGGCGGGCTCTGTCGTCGGCGCGAGAAAGTCCCATTCGCGGATGGCGAAGCCGACGATCTCGATGCGCCGTTTGAGGTGTTCCCACTCACGAGCGATGTCGCGCCGGCGGTCCTCTTCGTCGGCATCGAGCCCTTCCTCGGCGAGCGTTCCGCGAAGCTGATTCGGCGACTCGACATCGAACTCCGCCTCCCAGTCGCGGATTTGTGTCTTCATCTCGGCGAGCCGGTCCGTAAGCTCCTCGACAGTGTGTCCGCTGTCGCGAAGCCGCATCGCCTCCTGCATCGCCTGGCGGCGGTAGTCGGGGTAGTACGTGGTGTGGGTCCCGCTCTCGTCTCGGTGGAGAATCCCGTCGTCGACGAGCCGTTCGAGGACGCGCTTGGTCGGCTCGTGTGACCAGCCCGCTTCCGACGCGATCCAGTTGGCCGTCCGTGGCTCCGATAGCTGCCGGGCGGCCATCCGCACGCGGTCTTCGCCCGTGGTCTGGCGCTCCATCAGCCCCTCGGGGTTCGATTCATCTTCGGTCATACCGTACCATTCACACTGTGTCTTCATATAGATTGATGTCCTTCGTCCTATATTGAATGGCTGTGTTCCGCCAGTCCTTCGACCTAGCTGACTGGAACCTCAGCAAACTCGAAGCCTCGTCTCGGCGGCTCTACCCCGGGGGAAGCGCCGTTCTGAGCCGGTTACAGTATTCGTGCTTACCCGACAGCGGCGGGGTACTTCAAAATGGTCGTGATTACTATTTTAATCACGAGCAATTGGGAATTTGCCTGAAGTGCCGATTTCCGGGTATACAAGCCCTGATAGTCCAAATAACCCATCTATAAATTGTATGCTGCTATACTAAAACTGAGTCAGGGGAAGTTGAGACTACACCGGGTTTAGCGGGGCTGTGATGTGTGAATTTGTCCGATTCAGTCAACGAAAACCACCTCAAATCACTCCCCAAGCGGCCATTCCTGTCATACTTCCAATTGTATGGGCGAATTTTCGAGACTCCCAACAGTGTAGCCACTCAGACGGCGCGCTGACCTGGACTGAGTGCCTCTCTACCCAATTCCGGTCTCCTTCTTCAGCAGCGTCAATGTGTTATCTGCCGTCACCATCGGCGAGTGCCCGTACTCACTAGTCAACGCAACCTGGACGAGCAAGTCGACGGCTCGCCAGATAGAGTACAGCAGACACGCGAACGCGAAGTAGAAGAATCGCAGCCCGAAATCCTTCGACGTGGTGGCAGCCATGAACGGCTGTGTTGAATCGCTGTAAGGCGTAGAGATTCACTGTTTGACGAAGCGCTTGATGTTGTAGACCATACACATCAGAGCGATCTCGCGGAACTCACGGAACCAGGACCGCGCTCGCACGGCGAAGCCGAGCGAGCGCTTCACAGCCGAGTTCACGGTTTCGGTCATAGAGCGCTGATTGTAGCGATTATCGTCGATTCTGGCGTTGTGTGCGTGGTCGTACGGCGCGAAGATGCGGTGCTTGATCAGCGGTCTGATCCCAAGATCGCGTAATCCTTCGCGGAGCGATTTCTTGTCGTAGCCCTTATCGGCCGCAAGAGACCGCAGATCGCCCGCGTTCCGGCGGGCGATCTGCTCAGCGAGATCTGCGTCACTTCCTTCTCGGTTCGTCGAGCAGTGAACGTCAAGGACAGCTTGCGACGCTGTATCGACGAGTTTCGTGACTTTCAGCTTTTGAACGCGGTAGCTGATTCGCTGGCAGTAGTGGCGGCTGGCTGGTGAGCGGTCGTAGAATGTGGCGTCGATCGCGGCGTGTTCGGAGAGATCGTGCAGCTGCGCCGACTGGCGCAGCAGCACTCGACAAACACTCATACTGATCCGGTCGAACGCCTTACACAACGTGGACGGCGCAGGGAGATCGGCCGCGCTAAGGCCGATCTCCCCGGTTATTTGTGGCATCTCTTTGAGCAGGCCGATCGTCATGCGGTACGATGTATCGAGGTAAATTCGCAGACAGTGGAGGGAAACGAGTGCGTAGTCGGCGAATCCGCCGCCGCCTTCCGGGGCGGCGGATTCGCCTCCATCGCCAGTAACTCTTTGAGCAACCGGCACAACCTCCCCGATGAAGCGGGAGATTTGTGTCATAGGCAACCGAATCTTCCCGCTTCAACGCCTTTGATTTAGCGACCTACCCTGCCGCCGTATGGCGATTCAACACAGCCGTTCGATCGCATTTTGGATCACGTTTCGCAGTGCTTGGTCGACGAGGTCGCTCGTGACCGCATGCTGGGCGGCCGGCAGATTGACAGCGAACGTCACTTCGCTCCGCTCGGTCCGGAGCGACGCTACCTGTGACCGTGCGCGATCGGCGACGTCAATCACCGTGTTGTAGTCTTCGCCCTCCTCGAACAGTTTCTGGGACTTGCGGACCTTCTTGCTCAACGCGAGGGTCTCTTCGACGACTTGGTAGATCGCTTCGACCTGTGTCTCCACCTCCGGTTCGTCTGACTGTCGATCGATGAGCTGTGCTGCGAGGAGAGCCTCGTTGAGGTTGTTTCGGAGGTCGTGACGAAGCACGCGCTGTAACACCGAGAGCCGCTGCTCTCGGCGGTACCGCTCCGTGATGTCGCTGGCGACCCCGACGTATCGCGTTGGACTGCCGCCCTCTCTCCCGTAGACCGGCGAAACGGACAACTGGACGGTGTACCGTCGGCCGTCTTTCCGCCGAATGACAAACTCCGACTCCCACGTGTCGCCCGACTGTACCGTGTCCCACATCTCGTCGTGGATCGCCGCCGACTGCTCCGGCCATAACTCTTCCAGCGTCGACCCGACGGCCTCGTCACGGTCGTAGCCGGTCTGTTGCGCGAACGCTGAGTTGGCGTACTCGATGGTACCCTCGTCCGACATCCAGAAGATCGCGTGGCCCGCGTCCTCGACCGCTCGCTCGAACGTCTGCAGCTCCCGCTCCCGGCGCTTTTGTTCCGAGATGTCGCGGCCGATTCCGACCACGCCGCTATCGGTCCCGTCCGGGCGGGTGAACCGACTGGCGCGGAACTCGTACGGAATCCGTTCCCCGTCGGACGTGACCACCGTCGCCTCTAATTTCGTGCGTCCCGCATCCTGCACTTCGTCGAACGCCGCTTTGATCGGTTCGCGATCGCTTTCCGCGATTACATCTGTCACGGCGAGCGAATCGACCACCTCGTCGGCGTGACCGGTCACTTCGGGCAGTCGTTCGTTCCACCGCAGGAACGTTCCGTCCGCTCCGACCACGTAGAATATATCCTCAAGCGTGTCGAGCGCCTGCTCGGTGAGCGCACGCTCCCGCTCAAGCTCTTGCTGCTGACGCTTTCGGTCCGTGATATCGCTGGCGACGCCGATGATCCGTTCGAGTTCGCCGTCCTGATAGATTCCGCTCGATCGGTCCCGAACCCACCTGATGTCACCGTCCGGTCCGACGACGCGGTACGTCTCCTCGTACTCGTCCGGGTGTTCTGACTGTTCTTCCAGCGCCGAAGTCACGCGGTCCCGGTCGTCGCCGTGTATCCCCCGAATAAACGACGCGGGTTCCCGCTTGAGCGACTCGGGAGACCGGCCCCAGACCGACTCGTAGGAGTCGCTGACGAACTCCATCTCGTCTTTGTCCGGGTCGCTGATCCAGATCACGTCCGAGACGTTCTGCCTGATCTGTTCGAGCCGCCTGACGCGACGCTTGTGGTCAGTGATGTCTGTGTACGTCCTGATCACCTCCGTCCCGTCCTCGGTGTCGGCGGCCAGTGCTGACCCGACCAAGAACGTCCGTTGCTCGCCGTCTGCGGTCTCTCGAACGACTTCCTGAGTGTGGGGATCCGAAGTGGCGTCGCCGGCGGCGACGCCCTCTGGAACGATCCGGTCCCCGAGCGTTGCGCCGATGAGCTCGGTCTCATCGTATCCGAAGACCTCAATGAACGCGTTGTTAACCCGTTCAATGACGAGTCCACGGTCGTCGCTCCGGGCCTGAACGAACGGAGAAGGAGCGGCATCGAATGTCGCCGCGAGCCGATCTCGTTCGCGTTTGATCTCCTCCTCGCGTCGCTTACGATCGGAGATATCGCGAAGCGCGCCGACGGTTCCCTCGAGTAGGTCGCCGGCGCGGATGAGCCCGACGTGATTCTCACAGAGAACTGTCGAACCGTCGGCGGCGATTACTTCCATCTCGAAGGTGTTCTTGTCCTCGGCATCGGACTTCAACAGCGACCGTATCACCGACTTTCCGCGTTTGACGTCCTCTTCACCCATGATCGTTGAGACGTGTCGTCCCTCAAGTGCGGCGGGGTCCCAACCGGTAAGCTCGGCGAGTGCCTCGTTGGCGAACTCAAACCGTCCGTCGTCGTCCAGCACATACACCGGATCTCCGAAGGCGTTGACGGCCGTTTCGTACTGTTTGAGCTGTCTGCGGCGTTCGAACTCGCCGGTTACGTCCTCGTAGAGCCACATCGTTGCCTCTCCAGAGTCGTTCATCGGCAGGTAGCTCAGTTCGAACACCCGACCGTCAGGGACTTCCAGTCGCTCGCGGTGCGTCGGCGTCGATTGCTCGGTCAGCGTGGTCATCCGGCTCCCGATCTGACCGGGGCCGTCAAACGACGACTCAATTTCGTCGGCGACCGCTTCGAGACCCTCTCCGGTGACTGCTGAACGGTCCGAAATGTCGAACTGCCGGCAGAAGTGGTCGTTCACGGCATACGCACCGGTTTGCGGTCTCGATAACAACACCCCCACGTCAACGGCACCGAGCGTCGAAAGCACCGCTTCGTTTCGCTTTTGGTTATTGGCGTGCCGATCTGCCACCGAGCGAATCTGCTCTGCCACTACCTTTCGGTCGGTTTCCGTGGCGGTGTTCAGATAAGGTTTGAAAGGTGAGGCGGTGCGTTTTCAAAGTGATCTATGCCCGAAAACGACCGCCTCAGCGGCTGTTTAGACGAGATCAACTTAGAGTTTGTGGAGCGAGAGGCAACACCGAAACTGTTGATGAAGCTCAGTATTCAGCTCCATTTGTCTGGACTGTCGCTTTCGAATACTGTTTCATTTCTTGAGGTATTTGGTGTTGATCGAGTTCGATCCACCGTTCATAACTGGGTACACAAAGCCGATCTACAGCCGGAAGCTGGTCGGAGCCCGAATCACGTTGCGGTTGACGAGACTGTGATTCAGCTCGATGATGAACAATACTGGCTGTACGCTGCTGTCGATCCTCAGTCAAACGATTTGCTACATACAAAGCTTGAGTCAACAAGAACGAACGTGATCGCAGATCAGTTCTTCACGGAACTCCGCGACAAACACGACGTAGATGACGCGATCTTTCTCGTTGATGGTGCGGTTCCACTCCACCGAGCTTGTGACAAACACGGCCTCGATTTCAGATACGAACGACATGGAAATCGAAACAGCGTCGAACGTGTTTTTCGTGAGATAAAACGCAGAACTACCAGTTTCTCAAACTGTTTTAGCAACGCCAAAGCAGAAACAGCAAACGAGTGGCTCAGATCGTTCGCCTTCGCATGGAATCAGCTTATCTGAACACTGCCGTTTCCGTCACGGGCCGCGGGAGACATCGTGCTGCCCCAGCGTTGAGCGCATCCGTGACCGTCTGCCTCTCCCGGTTCGCCGCGAGGACGATCACGGGAAGGTCCGGACGAGCCTCACGGACTCGTCGAAGCATACCAATACCGTCCGTCGCCGGCGGGTCGTGTTCGACGACGAAACACATCGCTCGGGTGTCGGAGGGGAGCAGCGAGTCGTCGGACTCGACTGTGGTGATGTCGATCCCCTCCGCCGCCTGCTCAAGACTGTCAGCACTGCTTCGTCCTCGTCCTCTGTCGGATGCGGCGTAGTGGACGGAGACTGTGTCAACTACTCCCACAATATCGCAACATCAAAATACCAAAGTGAAAAATGTTGCTCTCGTAATATTCCTATTGATATTTTCGATAGGGTAGAGGAAGATCCGTGGAAGACGTTGGTCACATGGGCGCTACAGGTCGCTCCAAGCGCCGAGGAACCGCTGGACCGCGGTGAGGTGCCCGACGACCGCGAACAGCGCGAGCAGGAGGCCGACGACGTTGAGCCCGGCGACGATCGGCTCCGAGTACGCGGCGGCGACGACGCCGCCGACCCCGATGAGCGCGAGTCGGTCCGCGCGCCCGAGGAGGCCGCCGTACTCGCGGCCGATGCCGACCGCCTGGATCTGCGTCCCGAGGTACGAGGTGAGGAGGACGCCCGTGACGGCGGCGAAGCCGAGCGCGTACGCCCCGATCCCGGCCGTGAGGCCTCCGATGACCGCCACGTCGGCGTAGCGGTCGAGGACGTGGTCGAGGAAGTCGCCGCCGTCCGAGGCGATCCCCTGGTGACGCGCGAGCGCCCCGTCGACGAGGTCCAGCCAGCCGTTGAGCAGGACGAGCAGCGCGCCGGCCGCGTAGAAGGCGGCCGACCCGGCGGCGAACGCGGCGGCGGCCCCGACCGCGACGAGGAAGGCGATCACGCTCACCTGATCCGGCGAGAGGCCGAGCCTGTCGGCCGCCGACACCCACGGGCCGAGCAGGCGGTCCGCCACGAAGCGGTACTGGTCGAGGGTCATCTACCGTCTCGACGCTCGCGGCCGGCTCATATATAATCGATGAAGTCCACGGTGCCGGCGCTCGGCTCGCGCTCGCCCTCGACCGCCGCGCGGATCGCGTCGGCGACGGCCTCGGGGTCGCGGTCGGTCGCGTCGACCTCGTAGACGTGCTCCGCGCCGTGTTCGGCGACCGCCTCCGAGAGGATCACGTCGAGCGCCTCGCTCTCCGCGTTCTCCGCGGCGGTCTCGGACGACTCGCCACGGGCCTCAAGTCGGGACTCGATCGTCTCGGGGCGACAGCGCAACACGACCACGCGGTCGACGTCGAACCGGTGCGCGAGGTGCGAGTCGAGGACACCGGACCAGTCGCCGAGGTGTTCGCGGACCGCGTCGAGGTCGGCGACGAGCGTGTCGCGGTCGGCGTCGCGCTCGGTCCACAGGTCGCCGTCCGACTTGATCCGCTCGTTGAGGTGGATCACGTCGTACTCGCCTTCGAGCAGCGCCGTCGCCGTGGTCTTGCCCGTTCCCGGAGTCCCCGTAACGGCGACGCGGTCGGCGCGGCCGCCGCCGCCGTCGGCCGCGGCCTCCCGCGTCTCGGGCTCGCCGCTCACGCCCGGACACCGAGTTCGAGGTCCGCGAGCGTCTCGTTGAGCAGCGCGACCGCCTCGCGCGTCTCCCCGCGGGTGCCCGTCGAGATCCGGACGTGTTCCGGGAGCCCGAACGAGGTACAGTCTCGGATGATCACGCCGCGCTCCTGCGCCGCCTCGGCGACGCGCTCGCCGTCGCCGACCGCGGCGAGGACGAAGTTCCCGGCGGAGTCGACCGTCGGCGCGTCGAGTTCGTCGGCGATGTACCCGCGGGCCCAGCGGGAGGTCTCGACCGTCTTCTCGACGTGCTCGTCGTCGTCGAGCGCGGCCAGCGCCGCCCGGCAGGCCAGTTCGTTCGCCGCGAACGGGGTGTTGACGCGGGCGTACGCCTCGCCCCACGACTCGGGGACGACGCTGTACCCGATCCGGAGCCCGGCGAGCCCGTACGCCTTCGAGAAGGTGCGGAGTACCGCCACGTCGTCGCGCTCGTCGACGAGCGGGATCGCGCTGTCGACGTCGGCGAACTCGCCGTACGCCTCGTCGACGACGACGAGGGTCTCCGGCGCGGTCGCGTCCGCGACCGCCTCGACCTCGTCGAGCGGCATCGTCGAGCCGGAGGGGTTGTGCGGCGAGGTGACGTAGACGATCCGCTCGCCGCCGTAGGCGGACAGCACCGTCTCCGCGTCCTGCGCGAACCCGTCGGCCGGGGAGAGGTCGTACTCCGTCACCCCGCCGTGGTGGTACCGTGAGGACATCGCGTAGTAGGCGAAGCCGGGGCTCGGCACCAGCACCTCGTCGCCCGGTTCGAGGGCCGCGCGCGAGAGGTAGTCGATCGAGCCGTCGGCCCCCGGCGACACCCACACCTGCTCGTCGTCGACGTCCCATAGCTCCGCGATCTTCGCGGTAAGGTCCGTGTGCGAGGACTTCGGGTACTGGTTCACCCGGTCGGCGTGCTCGCGGATCGCCTCGACGGCCGCCGGACTCGGACCGTGCGGGTTCTCGTTCGACGAGAGTTTGATGAGGTCGTCGGGGTCGATCCCGCGCTCGCGGGCGACCTCCTCGACGCCCCGCCCGGGCACGTACGGCGAGTGATCGGAGAGATCACGTGGTTCCATGTACGGAACTCGGGGAGGGTCGGGCTTAAGCGTGGTCTTGCCGACCGCGGTTCACCCGCCCGGACCGCCCCTCGCCAACCGCCGCTCCGCCTCGTCGACGACCGCGGGCCGCCCCGCGAGTTCGACGGTGACGGCGTCGCCCTCGTAGTCGACGCCCTCGACGACGCCGCGGTCGTACGCCCACGAGAGGGCGGCCTGCGCGTCGCCGCCGTTCGGGGCCTCGACGGTCGCCGTCGCGGTCGGGAGCGCGTCCGCGACCGCCGCCGCGAGTTCGTCGAGGCCGGCGTCGTCGCGGGCGCTGACCGGGACCGGCGGGCGGAGCGACGCGACAACCGGCGACTCGTCCGGGTCGAGGTCGGCGACCGCGGCCTCGTACGCCTCGGTCGCCGCCGAGAGGTCGTCCGCCTCGGTCCCGGCTGCCCCCGCTTCGTCCGCCTTCGACAGCACGGGGATCACCGGGCCGTCGGTCGCCTCGATCGCCGACAGCGACGCCCGGAGCTTCCGGCGGAGGTCGGCCGGGTCGTCGCTCGCGTCGACGACGAGCAGCGCGCAGTCGGCGCGCCGGATCGCCTCGATGGTCGTCCGGAAGGAGCGCACCGCCTCGTGGGGCAGGCCGTCGAGGAACCCGACGGTGTCCGTGACGAGCGTCCGCCGCCCGCCGATCGTCGCCCGCCGCGTCGTCGTCGAGAGCGTCTCGAACGGACCGTCGTCCACCGAGAGCGTCGCGGCGAGGTCGGCCGGCTCGCCGTCCGGCTCCGAGTCCGACACCTCGTCCGCGAGCCGACGCGCGAGCGTCGACTTCCCGGCGTTGGCGTAGCCAGCGAGCGCGACGAGGTCGAACCCGGCGTCCCGGCGCTCGGCCCGCCGCGCCGCCCGGTCGTCGGCGATCTCGTCGAGGGCGCGCTCGGCCGACTCGATCCGCTTTTCCACGTCGAGGACGCGGCTGTCGCCCTCCGGCCGGAGGCGCACGTCCTCCCCGCCGTCGCGGGCGATCGACTCCCGGAGCCGGGGGAGCTCGTAGCGCAGCCGCGCCAGCTCCAACTGTCGGTCGGCGGCCCGGGAGTCGGCGGCGTCGGCGAACAGCTCCAACGCGAGCCGCGGGCGGTCGATCACCGCGGTCCCGGTCGGCAGCAGGTTGCCGAGCGAGAACGTCTGCCCCGGCGACAGCGACCCGTCGTAGATCACCGCCTCGGCGTCCGCGTCGGCGACCAGCCGCATCAGGTCCTCGGCCTTCCCGCGGCCGAGGTCGTAGGTCGGATCCTCGCGCCGTCGCTGGGTGACCTCGCCGACAACCGCGTAGCCGGCCGCGGCGGCCAGTTCGCGGATCTCGGTCGTGTCGGGAGGGCCATCGGGGGTCCGCGCGGCGACGACGGCGGGCGTCGCGTCTGTATCAGTCGGTCTGTCGGGGTCGTTCGATGCGTCGCGTTCGTTCGTCGTGGCGTCGTCTCGTGACATTCGGTCGGGCGCTCGCGTCGGCCCGGAGAGGGGAGCGTCTCGCTCCGCGTGCGGTCGGGGGCGATACCGTCATGGACGGGCGACGAACGAACTGGTCTCCATACGTCCGACTCCGGCGGAGACCACATAAGCGTTCACCGGAAGCGAGGTGTGGTAGCGAGCGGCGAGACAGACGAGGGATCGGCGTGACCGACCGCGTCAGGGCACGCGAACGTCGTGTTCGAGGGTGCCGACGCCCTCGATCTCCACCTCGACGGTGTCGCCGTCGGCGAGCGCGCCGACGCCCTCCGGCGTGCCCGTCGCGATGACGTCGCCGGGTTCGAGCGTGAGGTACGTCGTGATCTCCTCGATCAGCGTCGGCACGTCGAAGATCATGTGTTCGCGGTCGCTGGACTGCTTCGTCTCCCCGTTGACGCGGAGCTCGACGCTCGCGTCGGCGGGCACCTCGTCCGGCGTCGCGAGGACGGGACCGAGTGGGGCCGCGCCGTCGAACGCCTTCCCGCGCACCCAGTTCTGCTCTCTGTTCTGATCCTCGCGGTTCGACACGTCGTTCATACAGGTGAACCCGGCGACCACGTCCATCGCGTCGTCGGCGTCGACCGCCTTACACTGCTCGCCGATCACGACCGCGAACTCCGCCTCCCAGTCGATCCGGTCTTTCCCGGCGGGGACGGTGACGGTGTCGCCGTGGCTCGCCACCGCGTTCGGCGGCTTCAAGAAGAGCAGCGGGCGGTCGGGCACGTCGTTGCCCAGTTCCT
This genomic stretch from Halorubrum hochsteinianum harbors:
- a CDS encoding phage integrase SAM-like domain-containing protein codes for the protein MTPRERTDRSLVSSFERYLQDKGKGRGGDGGNYRRNAARELDWFAEWARGDRGDEEWTGIGPPDTDRDPTFGDLDERVFREYARHLAGDRGLKQNTVQTYYAYISAWCGWCVNEGYLDAHYAQRASATAPLPDDDGRKPGDQQAWTSEQRHALTRHVDEQARAAIETYTSLPEDVDPLDRQRARYAALKVARDRALVFVLAYTAVRVGELLRDPDDPRRRGVRWEDISLEDGSMDVYRKKQQWDAASLPDPVISPLRSYRKLMNSPMDRWPVFPTFDQRTLAGLVQEELADRGERPDVIDQRREEYARDLLLALDEDIRPPSITTDGARSILKRLTEATEIDIDHPKHDYLAPHGGRRGMGEVLVRAFGYTVAARYLDNSEEMVRERYSHIEAGELGDVATEALEEIDDVA
- a CDS encoding DUF7342 family protein — encoded protein: MTEDESNPEGLMERQTTGEDRVRMAARQLSEPRTANWIASEAGWSHEPTKRVLERLVDDGILHRDESGTHTTYYPDYRRQAMQEAMRLRDSGHTVEELTDRLAEMKTQIRDWEAEFDVESPNQLRGTLAEEGLDADEEDRRRDIAREWEHLKRRIEIVGFAIREWDFLAPTTEPAEASG
- a CDS encoding PAS domain-containing sensor histidine kinase, giving the protein MNDHFCRQFDISDRSAVTGEGLEAVADEIESSFDGPGQIGSRMTTLTEQSTPTHRERLEVPDGRVFELSYLPMNDSGEATMWLYEDVTGEFERRRQLKQYETAVNAFGDPVYVLDDDGRFEFANEALAELTGWDPAALEGRHVSTIMGEEDVKRGKSVIRSLLKSDAEDKNTFEMEVIAADGSTVLCENHVGLIRAGDLLEGTVGALRDISDRKRREEEIKRERDRLAATFDAAPSPFVQARSDDRGLVIERVNNAFIEVFGYDETELIGATLGDRIVPEGVAAGDATSDPHTQEVVRETADGEQRTFLVGSALAADTEDGTEVIRTYTDITDHKRRVRRLEQIRQNVSDVIWISDPDKDEMEFVSDSYESVWGRSPESLKREPASFIRGIHGDDRDRVTSALEEQSEHPDEYEETYRVVGPDGDIRWVRDRSSGIYQDGELERIIGVASDITDRKRQQQELERERALTEQALDTLEDIFYVVGADGTFLRWNERLPEVTGHADEVVDSLAVTDVIAESDREPIKAAFDEVQDAGRTKLEATVVTSDGERIPYEFRASRFTRPDGTDSGVVGIGRDISEQKRRERELQTFERAVEDAGHAIFWMSDEGTIEYANSAFAQQTGYDRDEAVGSTLEELWPEQSAAIHDEMWDTVQSGDTWESEFVIRRKDGRRYTVQLSVSPVYGREGGSPTRYVGVASDITERYRREQRLSVLQRVLRHDLRNNLNEALLAAQLIDRQSDEPEVETQVEAIYQVVEETLALSKKVRKSQKLFEEGEDYNTVIDVADRARSQVASLRTERSEVTFAVNLPAAQHAVTSDLVDQALRNVIQNAIERLC
- a CDS encoding IS6 family transposase, with amino-acid sequence MPENDRLSGCLDEINLEFVEREATPKLLMKLSIQLHLSGLSLSNTVSFLEVFGVDRVRSTVHNWVHKADLQPEAGRSPNHVAVDETVIQLDDEQYWLYAAVDPQSNDLLHTKLESTRTNVIADQFFTELRDKHDVDDAIFLVDGAVPLHRACDKHGLDFRYERHGNRNSVERVFREIKRRTTSFSNCFSNAKAETANEWLRSFAFAWNQLI
- a CDS encoding CDP-alcohol phosphatidyltransferase family protein, giving the protein MTLDQYRFVADRLLGPWVSAADRLGLSPDQVSVIAFLVAVGAAAAFAAGSAAFYAAGALLVLLNGWLDLVDGALARHQGIASDGGDFLDHVLDRYADVAVIGGLTAGIGAYALGFAAVTGVLLTSYLGTQIQAVGIGREYGGLLGRADRLALIGVGGVVAAAYSEPIVAGLNVVGLLLALFAVVGHLTAVQRFLGAWSDL
- a CDS encoding IS5 family transposase; this encodes MTQISRFIGEVVPVAQRVTGDGGESAAPEGGGGFADYALVSLHCLRIYLDTSYRMTIGLLKEMPQITGEIGLSAADLPAPSTLCKAFDRISMSVCRVLLRQSAQLHDLSEHAAIDATFYDRSPASRHYCQRISYRVQKLKVTKLVDTASQAVLDVHCSTNREGSDADLAEQIARRNAGDLRSLAADKGYDKKSLREGLRDLGIRPLIKHRIFAPYDHAHNARIDDNRYNQRSMTETVNSAVKRSLGFAVRARSWFREFREIALMCMVYNIKRFVKQ
- a CDS encoding adenylate kinase family protein, yielding MSGEPETREAAADGGGGRADRVAVTGTPGTGKTTATALLEGEYDVIHLNERIKSDGDLWTERDADRDTLVADLDAVREHLGDWSGVLDSHLAHRFDVDRVVVLRCRPETIESRLEARGESSETAAENAESEALDVILSEAVAEHGAEHVYEVDATDRDPEAVADAIRAAVEGEREPSAGTVDFIDYI
- the hisC gene encoding histidinol-phosphate transaminase; its protein translation is MEPRDLSDHSPYVPGRGVEEVARERGIDPDDLIKLSSNENPHGPSPAAVEAIREHADRVNQYPKSSHTDLTAKIAELWDVDDEQVWVSPGADGSIDYLSRAALEPGDEVLVPSPGFAYYAMSSRYHHGGVTEYDLSPADGFAQDAETVLSAYGGERIVYVTSPHNPSGSTMPLDEVEAVADATAPETLVVVDEAYGEFADVDSAIPLVDERDDVAVLRTFSKAYGLAGLRIGYSVVPESWGEAYARVNTPFAANELACRAALAALDDDEHVEKTVETSRWARGYIADELDAPTVDSAGNFVLAAVGDGERVAEAAQERGVIIRDCTSFGLPEHVRISTGTRGETREAVALLNETLADLELGVRA
- a CDS encoding response regulator, yielding MGVVDTVSVHYAASDRGRGRSSADSLEQAAEGIDITTVESDDSLLPSDTRAMCFVVEHDPPATDGIGMLRRVREARPDLPVIVLAANRERQTVTDALNAGAARCLPRPVTETAVFR